In Rhizobium sp. N324, a single genomic region encodes these proteins:
- a CDS encoding Maf-like protein translates to MTQKLILASSSPFRRMLMENAGLSFEAHAARIDERAVEAPLEKAGATPDAVALVLAKAKAEDVSSRFPDRLVIGSDQTMSLGDRVFHKPRDMADAANHLQALSGVTHRLNSAVAIVSNGVTLWQHLAHAELTMRPLTAEFIARHLARVGDRALSSVGAYQLEGEGIQLFEKIEGDYFTILGLPMLPLLKKLRELGAIDG, encoded by the coding sequence ATGACGCAGAAACTCATCCTTGCATCGTCGAGCCCCTTTCGGCGGATGCTGATGGAAAATGCCGGTCTATCCTTTGAGGCGCATGCCGCAAGGATCGATGAACGGGCGGTCGAGGCGCCGCTTGAGAAAGCCGGCGCAACACCGGATGCGGTGGCCCTCGTGCTCGCCAAGGCCAAAGCCGAGGATGTCAGTAGCCGTTTTCCAGACAGACTGGTCATCGGTTCGGATCAGACGATGTCGCTCGGCGATCGCGTCTTCCACAAGCCGCGCGATATGGCTGATGCCGCCAACCACCTTCAGGCGCTTTCCGGCGTGACCCACCGGCTGAACAGCGCCGTCGCGATCGTCAGCAACGGCGTAACCTTATGGCAACATCTCGCCCATGCCGAGCTGACGATGCGGCCGTTGACGGCGGAATTCATCGCCCGGCATCTGGCGCGGGTCGGCGACAGGGCGCTTTCCAGCGTCGGCGCCTATCAGTTGGAGGGGGAGGGCATTCAGCTCTTCGAGAAAATCGAGGGTGACTATTTCACCATTCTCGGCCTGCCGATGCTGCCTCTCTTAAAAAAATTGCGCGAACTCGGAGCGATCGATGGGTGA
- the coaE gene encoding dephospho-CoA kinase (Dephospho-CoA kinase (CoaE) performs the final step in coenzyme A biosynthesis.): MLKIGLTGSIGMGKSTAGKLFAEAGIPLNDSDAVVHDLYAGEAAPLVDAAFPGTMKDGTVDRHELGRQLALDPDGFKRLEAIVHPLVRKRETGFLKRQRAAGAEMVVLDIPLLFETGAWERVDVVVVVSAGPQIQRERVLAREGMTEEKFEMILSRQTPDTEKRRRADYLIDSSRSLAETKERVLEIIADLKIRIAKGDFRNA; the protein is encoded by the coding sequence ATGTTGAAGATCGGTCTCACCGGCTCCATCGGTATGGGAAAATCGACGGCGGGCAAACTCTTCGCCGAGGCCGGAATCCCGCTGAACGATTCGGATGCCGTGGTCCACGATCTCTATGCCGGCGAGGCAGCACCGCTGGTGGATGCCGCCTTTCCCGGCACGATGAAGGACGGAACCGTCGACCGCCATGAACTCGGCCGTCAGCTGGCGCTTGATCCCGACGGCTTCAAACGCCTCGAAGCGATCGTCCATCCGCTGGTTCGCAAACGCGAGACGGGCTTTCTGAAGCGGCAGCGCGCCGCCGGCGCCGAGATGGTCGTCCTCGATATTCCGCTGCTCTTCGAAACCGGCGCCTGGGAAAGAGTGGATGTCGTCGTCGTCGTCAGTGCCGGTCCACAGATTCAGCGAGAGAGGGTGCTTGCGCGCGAAGGCATGACCGAGGAAAAATTCGAGATGATTCTATCACGCCAGACACCGGACACGGAAAAACGGCGCAGGGCGGATTATCTGATCGACAGCAGCCGCAGTCTCGCCGAGACCAAGGAACGGGTGCTCGAGATTATCGCCGACCTGAAAATACGGATTGCCAAGGGAGATTTCCGGAATGCGTGA
- a CDS encoding shikimate dehydrogenase, with protein MGDSRETLVPKAFVTGFPIKHSRSPLIHGYWLKTLGLPGSYRAHEVAPEAFADFIAALKDGRSGFAGGNVTIPHKELAFRLADKPDALSRELGAANTLWLEEGALHATNTDGRGFTANLDERRPGWDRYDTAVVFGAGGASRAIIQAVRDRGFREIHVVNRTVERARELADRFGPKVFAHPAAALAEVMKGAGLFINTTSLGMDGEAAPQLDFTPLAADAVVTDIVYIPLKTPILAQAQAQGFSTVDGLGMLLHQAVPGFEKWFGQRPAVDAALRALIIADMEAH; from the coding sequence ATGGGTGATTCACGTGAAACATTGGTTCCGAAGGCGTTTGTCACGGGCTTTCCGATCAAGCATTCGCGCTCACCGCTGATCCACGGATACTGGCTGAAAACGCTCGGCCTGCCAGGCAGCTACCGCGCCCATGAAGTGGCGCCCGAGGCCTTTGCCGATTTCATTGCGGCGCTGAAGGATGGCAGGTCCGGCTTTGCCGGCGGCAATGTCACAATTCCCCACAAGGAGCTGGCGTTCCGGCTTGCCGACAAACCGGATGCGCTGTCGCGCGAACTCGGCGCCGCAAATACGCTTTGGCTGGAGGAGGGGGCCCTGCACGCGACGAACACCGACGGCCGCGGCTTCACCGCCAATCTCGATGAACGCCGTCCGGGCTGGGACCGGTATGACACGGCGGTCGTCTTCGGCGCCGGCGGCGCCAGCCGGGCAATCATCCAGGCGGTCCGCGATCGCGGTTTCAGGGAGATCCACGTCGTCAATCGTACCGTCGAACGGGCGCGTGAACTGGCCGATCGCTTCGGTCCGAAAGTTTTCGCCCATCCGGCCGCCGCACTCGCAGAAGTCATGAAAGGCGCCGGCCTCTTCATCAACACCACTTCGCTCGGCATGGATGGCGAAGCCGCACCCCAGCTCGACTTCACGCCGCTTGCAGCCGACGCCGTCGTCACCGATATCGTTTATATCCCCTTGAAGACGCCGATCCTGGCCCAGGCGCAGGCGCAGGGATTTTCCACCGTCGACGGCCTCGGCATGCTGCTGCATCAGGCGGTGCCGGGTTTTGAAAAATGGTTCGGCCAGCGTCCGGCCGTCGACGCCGCGCTGCGCGCGCTGATCATCGCGGATATGGAAGCCCATTGA